The Pseudomonas sp. G2-4 genome window below encodes:
- a CDS encoding low affinity iron permease family protein, with the protein MTFAKVAQKLALWAGSPKTFLGAIGLLVLWAISGPFFQFNDTWQLIINTSTTIITFLMVFLIQNTQNRDTDILHLKIDELLRATKDAQNAMLGLESLDLKQLEALRKHYQAMGQNEVKSLEGLEEKTKIDLNQC; encoded by the coding sequence ATGACCTTCGCAAAAGTCGCACAAAAACTGGCCCTCTGGGCGGGGAGCCCCAAGACCTTTTTGGGGGCCATCGGGTTGTTGGTGCTCTGGGCCATCAGCGGGCCTTTCTTTCAGTTCAACGACACGTGGCAGCTGATCATCAACACCTCGACGACGATTATTACCTTCCTGATGGTGTTTCTGATTCAGAACACGCAGAACCGCGATACCGACATCTTGCACCTGAAGATCGACGAGTTATTGCGAGCAACTAAAGATGCACAAAACGCGATGCTCGGACTCGAATCCCTGGACCTCAAGCAACTGGAGGCGCTAAGGAAGCACTACCAAGCCATGGGCCAGAATGAAGTCAAAAGTCTTGAAGGTCTGGAAGAAAAAACCAAGATCGATCTGAACCAATGCTGA